A window of the Palleronia sp. LCG004 genome harbors these coding sequences:
- a CDS encoding MFS transporter, which translates to MLPRNRWLVLAIVSSALFLIVIDMTVLYTALPRLTQDLAATATEKLWIVNIYPLVVAGLLPGLGGLGDRVGHKHMFLLGLAVFGVASSAAAFSPVPAALIASRVLLAVGAAMMMPATLSLIRLTFTDEKERAFAIGIWAAVASGGAAIGPVMGGLLLEWFWWGSVFLINVPIVICALLAGASVLVNRKPDQGHPFDFIGSVQVMVGLVGLVYAVKEVAKRDPSPLAAGIAFAIGAIAMAVFVRRQRASAHPLIDFALFRNARFTSGVVAGLVASGALIGVELVFSQRLQLVLGLSPLEAGLMILPIPAASFLAGPMAGLAMPRLGATRVLSSALALTGLALIAFLLTHQGPTALWLSVLAVMGFGVGATMTAASSVIMLSAPEDQAGMAASIEEVSFELGAALGIAILGSVMTALYTRAMTVPTGLDATVADSLDEALMAAETLSDTAAMHLTTLARGAFDDAFVGVIALASIIVLGAALGIWRRAVAE; encoded by the coding sequence ATGCTTCCCCGCAACCGCTGGCTCGTGCTTGCCATCGTATCGAGTGCCCTGTTCCTGATCGTCATCGACATGACGGTTCTATACACCGCCTTGCCCAGGCTGACCCAGGACCTTGCGGCGACGGCCACCGAGAAGCTCTGGATCGTCAATATCTATCCCCTCGTCGTGGCGGGTCTGCTGCCGGGTCTTGGCGGATTGGGGGACAGGGTCGGTCACAAGCATATGTTCCTTCTGGGGCTCGCGGTGTTCGGCGTGGCGTCGTCGGCCGCGGCGTTCTCTCCGGTGCCCGCGGCGCTCATCGCGTCGCGGGTCCTGCTGGCGGTCGGTGCGGCCATGATGATGCCGGCGACCCTGTCGCTCATCCGCCTGACCTTCACCGACGAGAAGGAGCGCGCCTTCGCCATCGGGATCTGGGCCGCCGTCGCGTCGGGCGGCGCCGCCATTGGACCGGTCATGGGGGGCCTTTTGCTGGAATGGTTCTGGTGGGGTTCGGTCTTTCTCATCAACGTGCCGATCGTGATCTGTGCCCTGCTCGCGGGTGCGTCGGTGCTGGTCAACCGGAAGCCCGATCAGGGGCATCCCTTCGATTTCATCGGTTCCGTTCAGGTGATGGTCGGACTGGTCGGGCTGGTCTATGCGGTCAAGGAGGTCGCCAAGCGCGACCCCTCCCCGTTGGCCGCTGGCATCGCGTTTGCCATCGGCGCCATCGCCATGGCGGTCTTCGTTCGCCGCCAGCGGGCGAGCGCCCATCCACTCATCGACTTCGCATTGTTCCGCAACGCGCGGTTCACGTCGGGCGTGGTCGCGGGGCTCGTCGCGTCCGGAGCCCTGATCGGTGTCGAACTCGTCTTCAGCCAGCGCCTTCAGCTGGTCCTCGGCCTCTCGCCGCTCGAGGCGGGGCTGATGATCCTGCCGATCCCGGCCGCGTCCTTTCTGGCGGGGCCCATGGCGGGTCTGGCGATGCCGCGTCTCGGTGCGACACGCGTGCTGAGCTCGGCGCTGGCGCTGACCGGACTGGCCCTGATCGCCTTTCTGCTGACCCATCAGGGGCCGACCGCACTTTGGCTTTCGGTTCTCGCGGTCATGGGCTTTGGCGTCGGCGCCACCATGACGGCCGCCTCCAGCGTCATCATGCTGTCCGCCCCGGAGGATCAGGCCGGGATGGCCGCCTCGATCGAGGAAGTGTCGTTCGAACTCGGCGCTGCCCTGGGCATCGCCATACTCGGCAGCGTCATGACCGCGCTCTATACCCGTGCCATGACCGTGCCGACGGGGCTGGACGCGACGGTCGCCGACAGCCTCGACGAGGCATTGATGGCTGCCGAAACCCTGAGCGATACCGCGGCCATGCACCTGACGACGCTGGCGCGAGGCGCTTTCGATGACGCCTTCGTCGGCGTGATCGCCCTGGCCTCGATCATCGTCCTCGGTGCCGCACTCGGCATCTGGCGCAGGGCCGTGGCGGAGTGA